A genomic stretch from Acidimicrobiia bacterium includes:
- a CDS encoding extracellular solute-binding protein: MKYRLLAVLAVISLIVAACGSGDEDTTTTAAAGGGDDGGGTAEVIDIDFWVAFSDEARLGFAEDRAAEFNTKHPEYNVKVTSFASYNDAFDAAVLAVDSGEPPALIHFFEAATRQALDAVDEAGNPIFKSVTEAIGGRSEVLGEPVILDDVVAAARNYYTVDGSFYSMPWNTSTAIMFNNMDLLNAAGVTEAPSTWGEVEAACDALMALPDAPKGCITWPNHSWFVEQSMGQQGELLGNADNGRTGRATEVYLESDGMLNYINWWKGLSDDGYYIYTGLQRDWDGTSNAYLAGEVAMLIYSSSDTTFFDENAEFTNQASFMPYNEDAGYVGNLIGGATIWMLDGMDSATEDGALAFMNFFSNPENAAAWHKLTGYIPITEAAVELLEEEGFYAESPNSKVASDQLAAAENTPASLGALLGNFVGIRDIITIAIEDILVNDLDVNERMAQANEEANKSLSEYEQLFGN; this comes from the coding sequence ATGAAGTACCGACTTTTGGCCGTGCTTGCGGTGATCAGTCTGATCGTCGCAGCGTGCGGGAGTGGCGACGAGGATACGACCACAACCGCTGCAGCTGGTGGGGGAGATGACGGCGGAGGTACCGCCGAAGTAATCGATATCGATTTCTGGGTTGCATTCTCGGACGAGGCCCGCCTCGGGTTCGCAGAGGACCGTGCAGCCGAGTTCAACACGAAGCACCCCGAGTACAACGTCAAGGTGACGTCATTCGCGTCGTACAACGACGCGTTCGATGCCGCCGTGCTTGCCGTGGACAGCGGCGAGCCGCCCGCTCTGATCCACTTCTTCGAGGCTGCCACCAGGCAGGCACTCGATGCCGTGGATGAGGCGGGGAATCCGATCTTCAAGTCGGTTACCGAAGCCATCGGCGGCCGTAGCGAGGTACTGGGAGAGCCGGTGATCCTCGACGACGTGGTTGCGGCTGCCCGTAACTACTACACGGTGGACGGATCGTTCTACTCGATGCCGTGGAACACGTCGACGGCCATCATGTTCAACAACATGGACCTCCTCAACGCCGCCGGTGTCACCGAAGCGCCGTCCACGTGGGGCGAGGTCGAGGCTGCTTGCGATGCGCTGATGGCTTTGCCCGACGCGCCGAAAGGCTGCATAACCTGGCCGAACCATTCGTGGTTCGTCGAGCAGTCGATGGGTCAGCAAGGAGAGTTGCTCGGCAACGCCGACAACGGCCGTACCGGGCGGGCAACCGAGGTGTATCTCGAGTCCGACGGCATGCTCAACTACATCAACTGGTGGAAGGGCCTGTCCGACGACGGGTACTACATCTATACCGGCCTCCAGCGCGACTGGGACGGAACCTCCAACGCATACCTGGCCGGTGAGGTGGCGATGCTCATCTACTCGAGCTCCGATACCACGTTCTTCGACGAGAACGCCGAGTTCACCAACCAGGCCAGCTTCATGCCGTACAACGAGGACGCCGGCTACGTCGGCAACCTCATCGGTGGAGCAACCATCTGGATGCTCGACGGCATGGACTCTGCGACGGAAGACGGTGCGCTGGCGTTCATGAACTTCTTCTCGAATCCGGAGAACGCCGCCGCCTGGCACAAGCTGACCGGATACATTCCGATCACGGAAGCCGCGGTGGAGCTGCTCGAGGAGGAAGGCTTCTATGCCGAGAGCCCGAACTCCAAGGTGGCGTCCGATCAGCTCGCAGCAGCCGAGAACACTCCGGCGTCGCTGGGTGCTCTGCTGGGCAACTTCGTCGGTATCCGCGACATCATCACCATCGCGATCGAGGACATTCTCGTGAATGACCTGGACGTCAATGAGAGGATGGCGCAGGCCAACGAAGAAGCCAACAAGTCACTTTCCGAGTACGAACAGCTATTCGGTAACTGA
- a CDS encoding erythromycin esterase family protein, giving the protein MRWIAGLGCVVSLSIAACSAGPVEVTEETFVAWAEDRAVVLDAEDWPNTDPSALEVLDELIDEARVVFLGEPDHYIAEKYDYRLVMIRYLIERGYNYIGMEMGLSDGMRVDRYLETGDPAELNRVALYGYRGDMRADRDDLPGSFAAFANREFSDAFIRAEVEFLSMLRVVSESLPDRLRWFGFDVDIYPGGGYADLGSVLAPYTADELIRQLETASSRVPGESRPEEIERLEALESYVSDRLPELVETIGADRAGQVRQILRNLVESLRFRDLAFREPFGQYWAEGLAYREAAIIGRLDDGWLVQLPDDAKVILMGHNFHLSKEGINLSFGSVAEAVPSPLPVSFGSGVADRVAARSIWMLYDHGTSANSLLDPPYFDVPSHSDRIEHLLAGVAPVFVLPLVDDDPRSAWLDQDLNFVQNGDYGSGLLRMQADIVFFVEEVHAVGR; this is encoded by the coding sequence ATGCGATGGATTGCCGGTCTGGGCTGCGTTGTGTCCCTGTCCATCGCCGCCTGCAGTGCCGGTCCGGTCGAGGTGACCGAGGAGACCTTCGTCGCCTGGGCTGAGGACCGCGCCGTCGTCCTCGATGCGGAGGATTGGCCGAACACCGATCCTTCGGCCCTCGAGGTACTCGATGAGTTGATAGATGAGGCGAGGGTCGTGTTTCTCGGCGAGCCCGATCACTACATCGCCGAGAAATACGACTACCGGCTGGTGATGATTCGCTACCTCATCGAGCGGGGATACAACTACATCGGAATGGAGATGGGTCTCTCCGATGGCATGCGTGTCGATCGTTATCTGGAGACGGGGGACCCTGCGGAGCTGAACAGAGTGGCGCTCTACGGGTATCGGGGCGACATGCGCGCCGATCGAGACGACCTCCCCGGCTCCTTCGCCGCCTTTGCCAACCGGGAGTTCTCCGATGCGTTCATCAGGGCGGAGGTCGAGTTCCTGAGCATGCTGCGAGTGGTGTCCGAATCTCTTCCCGATCGTTTGCGCTGGTTCGGATTCGACGTGGACATATACCCCGGCGGGGGATACGCGGACCTCGGTTCCGTCCTGGCGCCGTATACGGCGGACGAACTCATCCGGCAGCTGGAAACTGCCTCCTCCAGGGTTCCCGGCGAATCGCGGCCCGAAGAGATCGAGCGTCTCGAGGCGTTGGAGAGCTACGTGTCCGACCGGTTGCCCGAACTGGTCGAGACCATCGGAGCGGACCGGGCCGGGCAGGTCCGCCAGATCCTGCGCAACCTCGTCGAATCCCTTCGATTCAGAGACCTGGCTTTCCGTGAGCCTTTCGGGCAGTACTGGGCAGAAGGCCTGGCATACAGGGAAGCTGCCATCATCGGACGGTTGGACGACGGGTGGCTTGTGCAGCTGCCCGACGACGCCAAGGTCATTCTTATGGGCCACAATTTCCACCTGAGCAAGGAAGGGATCAACCTCAGCTTCGGCTCCGTCGCGGAGGCGGTGCCGTCTCCGCTTCCGGTCTCGTTCGGGTCGGGAGTGGCCGACCGGGTCGCCGCCCGTTCGATCTGGATGCTCTACGACCACGGGACGAGCGCCAACTCGCTGCTGGACCCCCCGTACTTCGACGTTCCGAGCCACTCCGACCGGATCGAACATCTCTTGGCAGGCGTGGCGCCCGTCTTCGTACTGCCCCTCGTGGATGACGATCCGCGTTCGGCCTGGCTCGATCAGGATCTCAACTTCGTGCAGAACGGCGATTACGGCAGCGGCCTGCTCCGCATGCAGGCCGATATCGTTTTCTTCGTCGAGGAAGTCCACGCCGTCGGGCGCTGA
- a CDS encoding ceramidase domain-containing protein, which yields MATLAGHAGDCERIIDGLLDQPVNALSSLALVVAGVVVFTRVRVHPTREPVGVMAGVLILAGLGSAAFHGFGGRVATWVHDASLTGLPALLLTIEVSRRSGKRWSAVSWWAAWTGIAAVSWISPAITLTIAAGAAAAAVILVLAPARRSQPDSNRAIDNDRRRSLLPPIALMAAGFIVFQLSRTDGPLCDPDSLLQGHAVWHVLAGAGLAAYGVRISRDAPSGPVATPASRRRR from the coding sequence ATGGCCACGCTTGCCGGCCACGCCGGAGACTGCGAACGGATCATCGACGGCCTGCTCGACCAGCCCGTCAACGCGCTCAGCAGCCTGGCGTTGGTGGTGGCCGGAGTGGTGGTCTTCACGCGAGTCCGGGTGCACCCGACGCGGGAACCCGTCGGAGTGATGGCCGGAGTTCTGATCCTGGCGGGCCTCGGCAGCGCCGCCTTTCATGGTTTCGGGGGGCGTGTCGCTACCTGGGTTCATGATGCCTCGCTCACCGGCCTGCCGGCACTCCTGTTGACCATCGAGGTATCGCGAAGGAGCGGAAAGCGGTGGAGTGCTGTTTCGTGGTGGGCGGCATGGACGGGGATTGCGGCCGTTTCCTGGATCTCTCCGGCGATCACCCTCACGATTGCGGCCGGTGCGGCGGCTGCCGCCGTCATTCTCGTCCTGGCCCCGGCCCGCCGATCGCAGCCCGATTCCAACCGGGCAATCGACAACGACAGACGCCGGTCGTTGTTACCGCCGATCGCACTGATGGCCGCCGGGTTCATCGTGTTCCAGCTGAGTCGCACGGATGGGCCCCTGTGTGATCCGGACTCGCTCCTGCAGGGCCATGCCGTCTGGCACGTTCTCGCCGGAGCCGGCCTGGCTGCCTACGGGGTGAGGATCTCCCGGGACGCCCCCTCCGGTCCCGTCGCTACTCCGGCGTCACGTAGGCGGCGGTGA
- a CDS encoding SDR family NAD(P)-dependent oxidoreductase, whose translation MTTGRVLIVGASRGIGLGLVRSYLDDGWTVHATTRTPEAPGELGSLAGPIVVHGFDVLDETDGLIPSVGGLDVLIHNAGVGRGTPRGLMMAVNAEAPIRVAQDFLDAGALTTGGKVVLVTSQMGARRGSTGSLGDYGDSKAALNDEFRARADAWRDAGIVAIVMHPGWVRTDMGGEAAPLSIEESAEGMRSLISTLGPDHHGRFWTWDGREHPW comes from the coding sequence ATGACCACGGGACGCGTTCTCATAGTCGGAGCGAGTCGGGGAATCGGCCTCGGCCTGGTACGCAGCTATCTGGACGACGGATGGACGGTGCATGCAACGACCCGCACCCCGGAGGCGCCCGGCGAGCTCGGCTCACTCGCCGGACCGATCGTCGTTCATGGTTTTGATGTGCTGGACGAAACGGACGGGTTGATCCCGTCCGTCGGCGGCCTCGACGTGCTGATCCACAACGCAGGGGTCGGCAGGGGGACACCGCGCGGCCTCATGATGGCCGTCAACGCCGAGGCGCCGATCCGCGTGGCGCAGGACTTTCTGGACGCCGGCGCCCTGACAACCGGCGGAAAAGTGGTACTCGTGACCTCGCAAATGGGAGCGAGGCGGGGAAGCACCGGGAGCCTGGGAGATTACGGCGACTCCAAGGCCGCCCTCAACGACGAGTTCCGGGCAAGGGCGGACGCCTGGAGGGATGCGGGAATCGTGGCGATTGTCATGCATCCCGGCTGGGTGCGAACCGACATGGGCGGCGAGGCGGCGCCGCTGTCGATCGAAGAGAGCGCAGAGGGGATGCGAAGCCTGATCTCGACACTCGGCCCGGACCATCACGGACGTTTCTGGACCTGGGACGGTCGAGAACATCCCTGGTGA
- a CDS encoding sugar ABC transporter permease translates to MLMIGLVGAALLGVAYVQWKTDNPSVPRLGIGSAVAVAGAVVTPIAMGRCAFVAGATGVDRLLAYGLMAATAWVALIALHAVFDRVDGKVREESEMTGEIRSGGYRIGWWVPWLLLAPTLIILIVFLYYPAVRTFTLSSQLTRLGAPKSVDVCFGNFTELLITDAFRLVAYPLAAIAAVFAVRFWRQRSIPGSVSHRIAEAASVVAMLSVFVALYAVFSPGGGGQVEYRSVYVNTLIITVGIVVLGMVLGLAVAYLAFRDVRGAGVYRTLLIWPYAISPAVAGVLFFMIFDPTAGIFTHVMDTWFGIDLPNYRENAFLAMAAIILASAWKIIGYNILFYLAGLQSVPLEQVEAAVIDGASAWQRFTKIVMPALSPITFFLLVTNLTYAFFEVYATIDFMTKGAPAGRTSVAIYEIIRVGVNNGDLGRGAAQSVLLFIAVIAVTLWQFRTSGRRVSYGGA, encoded by the coding sequence ATGTTGATGATCGGCCTCGTCGGCGCCGCTCTGCTGGGCGTTGCCTACGTGCAGTGGAAGACGGACAATCCGTCGGTCCCCCGGCTCGGAATAGGCTCGGCAGTTGCGGTGGCCGGAGCGGTGGTGACTCCGATCGCCATGGGTCGGTGCGCGTTCGTCGCCGGAGCAACGGGGGTCGATCGCCTGCTCGCCTACGGGCTCATGGCGGCCACCGCCTGGGTTGCGCTGATCGCCCTCCATGCGGTCTTCGACCGTGTCGACGGCAAGGTCAGAGAAGAGTCGGAGATGACCGGTGAGATACGGTCGGGCGGTTACCGCATCGGGTGGTGGGTGCCGTGGCTGTTGCTCGCCCCGACGTTGATCATCCTGATCGTGTTCCTCTATTACCCGGCCGTTCGCACCTTTACCCTGTCCAGCCAGCTGACCAGGCTCGGTGCCCCCAAATCGGTGGACGTCTGTTTCGGCAACTTCACCGAACTGCTCATTACCGACGCCTTTCGTCTGGTCGCTTATCCGCTCGCTGCCATCGCCGCGGTTTTCGCCGTCCGGTTCTGGAGGCAGCGGTCCATCCCGGGAAGTGTGAGCCATCGGATCGCCGAAGCGGCCTCCGTGGTGGCCATGCTGTCGGTGTTCGTTGCGCTGTACGCCGTGTTCTCGCCGGGCGGCGGTGGTCAGGTCGAGTACCGCTCGGTCTACGTCAATACGCTCATCATCACGGTGGGTATCGTCGTCCTGGGCATGGTCCTGGGATTGGCGGTCGCCTACCTCGCCTTCCGCGACGTCCGCGGCGCGGGGGTCTATCGGACGCTGCTCATCTGGCCGTACGCGATCTCTCCTGCCGTCGCCGGCGTTCTCTTCTTCATGATCTTCGACCCGACCGCCGGGATCTTCACGCATGTGATGGACACCTGGTTTGGGATCGATCTTCCCAACTACCGGGAGAACGCTTTCCTGGCCATGGCAGCCATCATTCTGGCCAGCGCCTGGAAGATCATCGGGTACAACATCCTTTTCTATCTGGCGGGATTGCAGTCGGTGCCCCTCGAGCAGGTCGAAGCTGCGGTCATCGACGGAGCGTCGGCGTGGCAGCGGTTCACCAAGATCGTGATGCCCGCCCTGTCGCCCATCACGTTCTTCCTGCTCGTCACGAACCTCACCTATGCCTTCTTCGAGGTCTACGCCACCATCGACTTCATGACCAAGGGCGCACCCGCCGGACGAACATCGGTGGCCATCTATGAAATCATCCGGGTGGGTGTCAACAACGGTGACCTCGGACGAGGTGCCGCGCAGTCGGTGCTGCTGTTCATCGCAGTCATCGCGGTGACTCTCTGGCAGTTCCGGACCAGCGGCAGGCGCGTCAGTTATGGAGGGGCGTGA
- a CDS encoding glucose 1-dehydrogenase: MRLKDKVALVTGAGNGIGRETALLFAQEGAAVVAVDLDEAAAAEVAAGIVERSGKAIAVAADVSSAAACEHMVAAAEGEFGRLDVLFNNAGIMMSADGDAVSTEEETWDKTMAVNAKGVFLGCKYGIPAMLRSGGGSIINTASFVALVGAATPQLAYTASKGAVLALTRELAVVHARQGIRVNALCPGPLRTELLMSFLDTEEKRRRRLVHVPMGRFGEAREMAEAALYLASEESSYVTGTEFLVDGGLTAAYVTPE; this comes from the coding sequence ATGCGGCTCAAGGACAAGGTCGCTCTGGTCACCGGAGCAGGCAACGGAATCGGTCGGGAGACCGCCCTTCTCTTCGCCCAGGAGGGGGCGGCGGTGGTGGCCGTCGATCTCGATGAAGCAGCCGCCGCGGAGGTTGCTGCCGGGATTGTGGAGAGGTCGGGAAAGGCGATTGCAGTTGCGGCGGATGTATCGTCCGCAGCGGCTTGCGAGCACATGGTGGCGGCTGCGGAAGGCGAGTTCGGCAGGCTCGACGTCCTGTTCAACAACGCCGGGATCATGATGTCGGCAGACGGCGATGCAGTGTCCACCGAAGAGGAAACCTGGGACAAGACGATGGCCGTCAACGCCAAGGGTGTCTTCCTCGGCTGCAAGTACGGCATTCCGGCGATGCTTCGTTCCGGTGGCGGGTCGATCATCAACACCGCCTCGTTCGTAGCGCTCGTCGGGGCGGCGACTCCGCAACTGGCCTATACGGCCTCCAAGGGAGCAGTACTGGCCCTGACCCGTGAACTGGCCGTCGTCCATGCGCGGCAGGGCATCAGGGTGAATGCCCTGTGTCCGGGTCCACTGCGCACGGAGTTGCTCATGAGCTTCCTGGACACAGAGGAGAAACGACGGCGCCGCCTCGTCCACGTGCCGATGGGCCGGTTCGGGGAAGCACGCGAAATGGCCGAAGCCGCCTTGTACCTGGCCTCGGAAGAGTCGTCGTACGTGACCGGTACCGAGTTCCTGGTAGACGGTGGCCTCACCGCCGCCTACGTGACGCCGGAGTAG
- a CDS encoding glutamine synthetase family protein encodes MRGLISVDELRTLVEADEIDTVVVGFTDHHGRLHGKRFDAEFFLDGAVTGGTHACSYLLTVDMDMEPIPGYSYANWEKGYGDFHMVPDISTLRIADWLSGTAIVLCDVEDEHTGELVSVAPRSILRKQLQLAAEMGYSAMAASELEYFIYEDSYRSAAADGYANLQPVGWYIEDYHILQGTREEPYNAAVRRHLARSGIPVETSKGEFGRGQHEMNVRYAETLDMADRHVLMKQCMKETADGMGMAITFMAKPDAAEAGSSCHIHVSLWKDGRNAFPGDISLPPLLVSDEFRWFLGGWMDKMSELIVFFAPTINSYKRFQDGSWAPTRIAWSHDNRTAGFRIVGDGAGLRIECRVPGADVNPYLAYAAMLAAGLDGIANQIEPPGIFEGDVYAAAELPQVPRTLRDGLELFAGSEFAKRAFGAEVHEHYRHFFEVELEAYDKAVTDWERKRYFEQI; translated from the coding sequence ATGCGCGGATTGATCAGCGTCGACGAGTTGCGGACACTCGTCGAGGCGGACGAGATCGACACGGTGGTGGTCGGGTTCACCGATCACCACGGAAGGTTGCACGGCAAGCGCTTCGATGCCGAGTTCTTCCTGGACGGTGCCGTAACCGGCGGAACCCATGCTTGCAGCTACCTCCTCACCGTGGACATGGACATGGAACCGATCCCGGGCTACTCCTATGCCAACTGGGAGAAGGGCTACGGCGATTTCCACATGGTGCCCGACATCTCGACGCTGCGGATCGCCGACTGGCTGTCCGGTACCGCCATCGTGTTGTGCGACGTCGAGGACGAACACACCGGCGAGCTCGTTTCGGTGGCTCCCAGATCCATCCTGCGCAAACAACTGCAGCTGGCCGCAGAAATGGGCTACTCGGCGATGGCCGCATCCGAACTCGAGTACTTCATCTACGAGGACAGCTACCGCTCGGCGGCGGCGGACGGTTACGCCAACCTGCAGCCGGTCGGCTGGTACATCGAGGACTATCACATCCTCCAGGGAACCAGGGAGGAGCCGTACAACGCGGCGGTGCGCCGGCACCTGGCCCGCTCCGGCATACCGGTGGAGACCTCGAAAGGGGAGTTCGGCCGGGGACAGCACGAGATGAACGTCCGCTACGCCGAGACGCTGGACATGGCTGACCGCCACGTGCTGATGAAGCAGTGCATGAAGGAGACCGCCGACGGGATGGGGATGGCGATCACGTTCATGGCCAAACCCGACGCGGCTGAGGCCGGTTCGAGCTGCCACATTCATGTGAGCCTCTGGAAGGACGGCCGGAATGCGTTTCCCGGGGACATTTCGCTCCCGCCGTTGCTGGTGTCTGACGAGTTCCGCTGGTTCCTGGGCGGCTGGATGGACAAGATGTCGGAGTTGATCGTCTTCTTCGCTCCGACCATCAACTCCTACAAGCGCTTCCAGGACGGCTCGTGGGCGCCCACCCGCATCGCCTGGAGTCACGACAACCGCACGGCAGGATTCCGGATAGTGGGTGACGGAGCCGGCCTGCGTATCGAATGCAGGGTTCCGGGTGCCGACGTCAATCCGTACCTGGCATACGCAGCGATGCTCGCCGCCGGTCTGGACGGCATCGCCAATCAGATAGAGCCTCCCGGGATATTCGAAGGGGACGTCTACGCGGCGGCAGAACTCCCGCAGGTTCCGCGCACGCTGCGCGACGGACTCGAACTGTTCGCCGGGAGCGAGTTCGCCAAGAGGGCCTTCGGCGCCGAAGTGCACGAGCACTACCGGCATTTCTTCGAGGTCGAGTTGGAGGCGTACGACAAAGCCGTCACGGACTGGGAACGCAAGCGCTATTTCGAACAGATCTAG
- a CDS encoding carbohydrate ABC transporter permease, with protein MAGLTPGVQRVGFIRGRKWPYHIALTLTAIIIAFPLLYAALIATQKNPEIFSFKFTPGSALASNFDAVWVKRDFAGAMLNSFQMSIWVTVGKTVLSLLAGLAFVYFKFRGKWLVFFFVLVTLMMPTEVMILAMFRMVSGFGWQDTMAALVMPFLASATGAFLFRQHFANLPSDLLEASQIDGATPIKFLTRILVPLSWNVVAALFVIQFVYTWNMFLWPSLIIRDDSRQVVQVALQTLTNIDGALTYGPLMLAAIIASVPPAIVFILMQKPFMSGFAVGQDK; from the coding sequence ATGGCCGGTTTGACTCCGGGGGTCCAGAGGGTCGGTTTCATTCGGGGACGGAAGTGGCCCTACCACATCGCCCTGACGCTCACGGCGATCATCATTGCGTTCCCACTGCTCTACGCGGCGCTCATCGCCACCCAGAAGAACCCAGAGATCTTCTCGTTCAAGTTCACTCCCGGGAGCGCTCTGGCTTCGAACTTCGATGCCGTCTGGGTCAAACGTGACTTCGCCGGGGCGATGCTCAACTCGTTCCAGATGTCGATCTGGGTGACCGTCGGCAAAACCGTCCTATCGTTGCTTGCCGGTCTGGCCTTCGTGTACTTCAAGTTCCGGGGCAAGTGGCTGGTGTTCTTCTTCGTGCTGGTCACACTGATGATGCCGACCGAAGTGATGATCCTGGCCATGTTCCGGATGGTTTCGGGCTTCGGCTGGCAGGACACGATGGCCGCGCTGGTCATGCCTTTCCTGGCTTCGGCCACGGGTGCCTTCCTGTTTCGTCAGCACTTCGCCAACCTGCCGAGCGACCTGCTCGAGGCGTCGCAGATCGACGGGGCGACCCCGATCAAGTTCCTGACCAGGATCCTGGTGCCTCTCTCGTGGAACGTCGTTGCGGCCCTCTTCGTAATTCAGTTCGTTTACACATGGAACATGTTCCTCTGGCCGAGTCTGATCATCCGCGACGATTCGCGTCAGGTCGTTCAGGTCGCATTGCAGACCCTCACCAACATCGACGGAGCGCTCACCTACGGACCTCTGATGCTGGCGGCCATAATCGCTTCGGTTCCACCTGCCATCGTTTTCATACTCATGCAGAAGCCTTTCATGAGCGGGTTTGCGGTCGGTCAGGACAAGTAG
- a CDS encoding AMP-binding protein, translated as MGNPRSIDPSFGSTYDDLVGAFRWNIPHRFNIGAACSDALPSTDTALVIVDRRGLITEYTFGDLATMSNRLGNGLRAVGIERGDRVGIVAPQSVETGVAHLALYKIGAVALPLASLFGPDALHYRLGDSGARAVMTTQDNLDKVVEATDGLGCMIIVTGATATKPFRSFDDLVSRGTDALDIAGTSAEDPAYLIYTSGTTGRPKGALHAHRNLIGHLPAFELYYEFFPREGDVHWTPADWAWIGGLMDSLLPSWYFGRPVVVGQHDFEPEWAVDLLANQRITCSFLPPTALKMMRAAGVSRRDLQLRAVFSGGEALGEEMLSWADENLGVLINEGYGQTEANLTVGNCASTWPVKPGSMGRSIPGHDVVVLDADGHRIIGETGEIAVRRPDPVFMLRYWNQPEATEEKYSGDWLLTGDLGREDDDGYLWFVSRKDDVIISMGYRIGPGEVEESLMGHPAVANCAVIGVPDEIRGQAVKAFVVLREGYEESDGLAAELQQHVRTRLAAHEVPRRVAFIDELPKTTTGKTMRRLLRSL; from the coding sequence ATGGGCAATCCGAGATCGATCGATCCGTCCTTCGGGTCGACTTACGACGATCTGGTCGGTGCCTTCCGGTGGAATATCCCGCATCGCTTCAACATCGGCGCCGCCTGCAGTGATGCACTGCCGTCAACCGACACCGCGCTGGTGATCGTCGACCGGAGAGGCCTGATCACCGAGTACACCTTCGGCGATCTGGCGACGATGTCGAACCGGCTCGGCAACGGTCTGCGCGCCGTCGGAATCGAACGGGGCGACCGCGTGGGGATAGTTGCCCCGCAGTCCGTCGAGACGGGCGTTGCCCATCTGGCCCTCTACAAGATCGGGGCGGTGGCCTTGCCGCTGGCGTCCTTGTTCGGGCCGGATGCCCTGCACTACCGGCTGGGAGACAGCGGGGCCCGAGCGGTCATGACGACCCAGGACAATCTCGACAAGGTGGTCGAGGCAACCGACGGGCTCGGGTGCATGATCATCGTGACCGGTGCGACCGCCACCAAGCCGTTCCGCTCTTTCGACGATCTGGTGAGCCGGGGGACGGATGCGCTCGATATCGCCGGCACCTCTGCCGAGGACCCCGCCTATCTCATCTACACGTCCGGCACCACAGGTCGGCCGAAGGGGGCGCTGCACGCCCATCGCAATTTGATCGGCCACCTGCCCGCCTTCGAGCTCTACTACGAGTTCTTCCCGAGGGAAGGTGACGTTCATTGGACTCCGGCGGACTGGGCGTGGATCGGCGGGTTGATGGACTCCCTCCTCCCTTCGTGGTATTTCGGACGCCCGGTGGTGGTAGGCCAGCACGACTTCGAACCCGAATGGGCTGTCGATCTGCTTGCGAACCAGCGCATCACCTGCTCGTTCCTGCCTCCCACTGCCCTCAAGATGATGCGGGCGGCCGGCGTGTCGCGGCGGGACCTGCAGCTGCGTGCCGTGTTCAGCGGTGGCGAGGCTCTCGGCGAAGAGATGCTGAGTTGGGCCGATGAAAACCTCGGAGTGCTCATCAACGAGGGATACGGACAGACGGAGGCGAACCTCACCGTCGGGAACTGTGCCTCGACCTGGCCGGTCAAACCGGGCTCGATGGGCAGATCCATTCCCGGGCACGATGTCGTCGTGCTGGACGCAGACGGCCACCGCATCATCGGGGAAACCGGAGAGATCGCCGTCCGGCGGCCCGATCCCGTATTCATGCTGCGGTATTGGAATCAGCCCGAGGCCACGGAGGAGAAGTACTCGGGGGACTGGCTACTCACCGGCGATCTCGGCCGGGAAGACGATGACGGGTACCTGTGGTTCGTGTCTCGCAAGGACGACGTGATCATTTCGATGGGCTACCGGATCGGTCCGGGTGAGGTCGAGGAGTCGCTGATGGGGCACCCGGCGGTCGCCAACTGCGCGGTGATTGGAGTCCCCGACGAGATCCGTGGCCAGGCCGTCAAGGCGTTCGTCGTCCTGAGGGAGGGGTATGAGGAGAGCGATGGACTGGCCGCCGAACTCCAGCAGCACGTCCGGACCAGGCTGGCCGCACACGAGGTGCCGCGGCGGGTCGCCTTCATCGACGAGCTCCCGAAGACGACCACCGGCAAGACGATGCGACGGCTCCTCCGGTCCCTATAG